From Anopheles coluzzii chromosome 3, AcolN3, whole genome shotgun sequence, the proteins below share one genomic window:
- the LOC125907245 gene encoding trypsin 3A1-like, whose amino-acid sequence MPILPRFPLLVKAENVTEAEAAAQSGRIINGFASDIANYPFAISVRRDGQFYCGGTVISASYALTAATPVYPYRNSVQRITLYGGSTSANSGGVLFKVLMIAVHLLFNPNDRVSDYNIAILTVPANAFGGRRNIAPIPLASAEVAIGTKCTVFGWGRTNANLPGPANALRSADMVISSGATCARAWGPLSVQLTSNMICAKGVRGADLCIGDYGNALVCRGKLNGIAFLASPGCDNTRDSVYMRITEYNIRRFIRSQTGV is encoded by the exons atgcccattttgccccgctttcccttACTCGTTAAAGCTGAAAACGTAAccgaagcagaagcagcagcacaatcTGGACGAATTATCAACGGATTTGCATCCGATATTGCAAACTATCCATTTGCAATAAGTGTTCGCCGCGATGGCCAATTCTATTGCGGTGGTACTGTCATCTCAGCTTCTTATGCGCTGACTGCTGCTACTCCTGTTTATCCATATCGCAATAGTGTCCAACGG ATTACTCTCTACGGGGGTAGTACATCGGCAAATTCTGGAGGCGTATTATTCAAAGTGCTCATGATCGCAGTACATCTCCTTTTTAATCCGAATGATCGCGTGTCGGATTACAATATTGCCATTCTGACTGTGCCAGCGAATGCCTTTGGAGGAAGACGAAACATTGCTCCAATACCGCTTGCATCAGCTGAAGTAGCAATTGGCACTAAATGTACTGTGTTCGGATGGGGTAGAACAAATGCCAATCTCCCAGGGCCTGCCAACGCATTACGTTCTGCTGACATGGTCATCTCATCGGGTGCTACCTGTGCTAGAGCTTGGGGTCCATTATCAGTTCAATTAACTTCAAA cATGATCTGTGCTAAAGGTGTCAGAGGAGCGGACTTATGTATTGGCGATTATGGAAATGCGCTGGTGTGCCGTGGTAAACTCAATGGGATCGCATTCTTAGCCAGCCCTGGATGTGATAACACTCGCGACTCAGTTTATATGAGAATAACCGAATATAATATTCGCCGCTTCATTCGCAGCCAAACTGGTGTATGA